From Musa acuminata AAA Group cultivar baxijiao chromosome BXJ3-8, Cavendish_Baxijiao_AAA, whole genome shotgun sequence, one genomic window encodes:
- the LOC103994324 gene encoding class I heat shock protein-like yields the protein MDPFAQGLWDSSSAAPPAAAAELPGMQVDWKETGEVHVIKADLPGVRREEVKVELESGGRVLQISGERRREVQETGDTWRQVERSSGRFMRRLSLPENAKVEGVKASMEHGVLTVVVPKAEVNQPRIESAQMSG from the coding sequence ATGGACCCCTTCGCGCAGGGGCTGTGGGACTCGTCCTCCGCGGCGCCACCGGCGGCGGCGGCCGAGCTCCCCGGCATGCAGGTCGACTGGAAGGAGACGGGGGAGGTACACGTTATCAAGGCGGACCTGCCGGGAGTGCGGCGGGAAGAGGTGAAGGTGGAGCTGGAGAGCGGAGGCCGGGTGCTCCAGATCAGCGGGGAGCGCCGCCGCGAGGTGCAGGAGACGGGCGACACCTGGCGCCAGGTGGAGCGGAGCAGCGGCAGGTTCATGCGCCGCCTCTCGCTACCGGAAAACGCCAAGGTGGAGGGGGTGAAGGCGTCCATGGAGCACGGGGTGCTCACCGTAGTGGTTCCCAAGGCGGAGGTCAACCAGCCCCGGATCGAGTCCGCCCAGATGTCCGGTTGA
- the LOC135581976 gene encoding uncharacterized protein LOC135581976 yields the protein MAEAAKLRRPLVPCVRDFPKGCGPHAVVVGWKPKEALPPLPPPPPAPESKELAACNEVAEPGVCGPPEGAPADIEGKPCLTVGTMKPHVVDSSTMGSGNVAAVKVEQEEELDQGMEESSIHNRELELPVPLFLENGLEQSKASVVSRTDETLNADGDLVKQCSPKMYPPPSRKAVSAVRDYPIGCGVNAPRMSREEALKLAANASSKSKSPIEEKMPAVDQQTVAPKDFATVEVPADNKVAKGMEERTEIKKIEEETLLVEAKVLKSPLPSPKIKSLEAEKQSLSGENREKKLPIRAAPDERLGVQAIKQLNRDAQGSMIPDLDKVAARGERLSLGKSTDKMVTKYQKVSKSTKRKFLDATVDENDARIDHNLDVEKLEAHGERLIIQALMAAPRCPWKQGFKSGNSGSRSVAMPKHKVKREQTTLNMQLALKEVEDEDTVSGYSSSHSVVVHKRKAKRERTKLNMQLALRDVEDEDILSHGEENERAVTVYQGSYDQSVIDAPPLSVFDGSGELSVNIPPIVPSGWNYSGADSQDILVRHKVRRALRLFQVVCRKLLQTEEAKSKGLGKTKRVDLTAADILKQKGEWVNTGKQIIGIVPGVEVGDEFHFRVELSIVGLHRPFQGGIDALKKNGIYVATSIVASGGYNDDMDSSDVLIYSGSGGNPAGTDKPPEDQKLQRGNLALKNSIDTNTPVRVIHGVKEMKGGSSHDGRSKLVSTLTYAGLYLVEKYWQEKGPHGFFVYKFQLRRMPGQPELALQEVRKTKRSKVREGLCVKDISDGKEKIPICVINTVNDEHPPPFKYITEIKYPSWYVKNPPEGCDCVNGCSDSGRCACAVKNGGEIPFNFNGAIVQAKPLLYECGPSCKCPSSCHNRVSQHGIQIPLEIFRTKTRGWGVRSLYSIPSGSFICEYIGELLQDKEAEKRSNDEYLFDIGHNYDDHSLWEGLPSLIPGLKTSSQRETVDDVGFTIDAAEYGNVGRFINHSCSPNLYAQNVLYDHDDKRVPHIMLFAAENIPPLQELTYHYNYSLDQVRDADGNIKQKDCYCGSPECTGRLY from the coding sequence ATGGCGGAGGCGGCGAAGCTCCGGCGGCCGTTGGTTCCTTGCGTCCGAGACTTCCCTAAAGGGTGCGGCCCTCACGCGGTGGTAGTTGGATGGAAGCCGAAGGAGGCCCTGCCGCCTCTTCCGCCGCCCCCACCTGCTCCGGAATCCAAGGAACTTGCCGCCTGTAACGAGGTCGCCGAGCCTGGCGTTTGTGGGCCTCCTGAGGGGGCCCCGGCCGACATAGAGGGGAAGCCTTGCTTGACGGTCGGTACTATGAAACCTCACGTTGTGGATTCTTCGACGATGGGTTCGGGAAATGTTGCAGCCGTTAAAGTGGAGCAAGAAGAGGAACTGGACCAGGGCATGGAGGAGTCTTCTATTCACAACCGTGAATTAGAGCTGCCGGTGCCGTTGTTTTTGGAGAATGGACTCGAACAGTCCAAAGCATCAGTTGTATCTAGAACGGATGAAACACTGAATGCCGACGGTGATCTGGTAAAGCAGTGTTCACCGAAGATGTACCCTCCTCCGTCAAGGAAAGCTGTCTCAGCTGTTCGGGATTATCCAATCGGTTGCGGAGTAAATGCTCCTCGTATGAGCAGGGAGGAGGCCTTAAAACTTGCAGCGAATGCTTCATCAAAGAGCAAGAGTCCGATAGAGGAGAAGATGCCTGCTGTGGATCAACAAACAGTGGCCCCAAAAGATTTTGCTACTGTTGAAGTTCCTGCTGACAATAAGGTTGCCAAGGGGATGGAGGAAAGGACTGAGATCAAGAAGATTGAAGAAGAAACTCTCCTGGTAGAAGCTAAGGTTTTGAAGTCTCCCCTTCCCTCTCCCAAGATCAAGAGTTTGGAAGCAGAAAAGCAGTCTCTTTCTGGAGAAAATAGGGAGAAGAAATTACCTATTAGAGCAGCTCCTGATGAAAGGTTGGGTGTGCAGGCAATCAAACAACTTAACAGGGATGCTCAAGGGAGCATGATACCTGATCTTGATAAAGTAGCTGCAAGGGGGGAGAGACTTTCATTGGGGAAATCAACTGATAAAATGGTGACGAAATATCAAAAGGTTAGTAAAAGTACCAAGAGAAAGTTCTTAGATGCAACTGTGGATGAAAATGATGCTAGGATTGACCACAATCTGGATGTTGAGAAGCTGGAAGCTCATGGCGAAAGGCTGATCATTCAAGCTCTCATGGCTGCTCCCAGATGTCCATGGAAGCAGGGTTTCAAGTCAGGTAATTCTGGTTCTCGCTCTGTTGCGATGCCAAAACACAAAGTGAAGAGGGAACAAACTACGTTGAACATGCAACTTGCCTTGAAAGAAGTGGAGGATGAGGATACTGTGTCTGGATATTCTAGTTCTCATTCTGTTGTGGTGCATAAACGTAAGGCGAAGAGGGAACGAACCAAGTTGAATATGCAACTAGCCTTGAGGGACGTGGAGGatgaggatattctgtctcacggTGAAGAAAATGAAAGAGCAGTTACAGTTTACCAAGGATCCTATGATCAGAGTGTCATAGACGCTCCACCCCTTTCAGTTTTTGATGGATCAGGAGAATTGTCCGTCAACATCCCTCCGATTGTTCCTTCTGGATGGAATTATAGTGGTGCTGATAGTCAAGACATATTGGTTCGTCATAAGGTTAGAAGAGCGCTGCGGCTCTTTCAAGTGGTTTGCAGGAAACTATTGCAAACTGAGGAGGCAAAATCAAAGGGGTTAGGCAAGACAAAGAGGGTTGACCTGACTGCAGCTGATATCCTTAAACAAAAAGGTGAATGGGTTAACACTGGTAAGCAGATCATAGGTATTGTTCCTGGCGTTGAAGTTGGAGATGAATTTCATTTCAGGGTGGAGCTTTCCATTGTTGGTCTTCATCGCCCATTTCAAGGAGGCATAGATGCCCTAAAGAAAAATGGTATATACGTTGCAACAAGTATTGTGGCTTCTGGGGGATATAATGATGATATGGATAGCTCAGATGTCTTGATATATTCTGGTTCTGGAGGAAATCCTGCCGGTACAGATAAGCCACCAGAAGACCAAAAGCTTCAGCGTGGAAATCTGGCACTGAAGAACAGTATTGACACAAACACTCCTGTTCGAGTTATTCATGGAGTCAAGGAGATGAAAGGAGGAAGTTCCCACGATGGAAGGTCCAAACTAGTCTCAACGTTAACTTATGCTGGTTTGTATTTGGTTGAGAAGTACTGGCAGGAGAAAGGGCCTCATGGCTTCTTTGTTTATAAGTTCCAATTAAGAAGAATGCCAGGACAACCAGAACTTGCTCTTCAAGAAGTCAGAAAAACAAAGAGGTCAAAAGTACGAGAAGGTTTGTGCGTGAAGGATATATCAGATGGGAAGGAGAAGATACCAATTTGTGTAATCAACACAGTAAATGATGAGCACCCTCCTCCCTTCAAGTACATAACAGAGATCAAATATCCTTCATGGTATGTGAAGAATCCTCCAGAAGGTTGTGATTGCGTGAATGGCTGCTCCGATTCAGGGAGGTGTGCATGTGCTGTGAAGAATGGAGGTGAAATTCCTTTCAACTTTAATGGTGCTATTGTGCAAGCAAAACCTCTTCTGTATGAGTGTGGCCCGTCCTGCAAGTGTCCCTCATCGTGCCACAACAGGGTGAGCCAGCATGGAATCCAAATACCACTAGAAATTTTCAGGACAAAAACAAGGGGCTGGGGGGTGAGATCATTATATTCCATTCCATCAGGAAGTTTTATATGTGAGTACATCGGGGAGCTGCTTCAGGATAAAGAAGCTGAAAAGAGGAGTAACGATGAGTATCTCTTTGATATTGGTCATAACTATGATGATCACTCTCTCTGGGAGGGACTTCCTTCTCTTATTCCAGGCTTGAAGACTAGTTCCCAGCGTGAAACTGTGGACGATGTGGGTTTCACCATTGATGCAGCTGAGTATGGGAATGTGGGAAGATTTATTAATCATAGCTGTTCACCTAACCTCTATGCACAAAATGTTCTTTACGATCATGACGACAAGAGAGTACCACACATAATGCTTTTTGCTGCTGAAAATATTCCTCCATTACAAGAACTGACATATCACTATAACTATTCGTTAGATCAGGTCCGTGATGCAGATGGTAACATAAAACAGAAAGACTGCTATTGTGGGTCTCCTGAATGCACTGGAAGACTTTATTGA